In Populus trichocarpa isolate Nisqually-1 chromosome 12, P.trichocarpa_v4.1, whole genome shotgun sequence, a genomic segment contains:
- the LOC7453987 gene encoding sulfiredoxin, chloroplastic/mitochondrial isoform X1 → MANFVLRLPATSFRGFSISASSNGAVPGTSTRAQNGGPVILELPLDKIRRPLMRTRANDPNKVKELMDSIKEIGLQVPIDVLEVDGVYYGFSGCHRYEAHQRLGLPTIRCKIRRGTKETLRHHLR, encoded by the exons ATggcaaattttgttttgagactGCCAGCAACCAGTTTCAGGGGCTTCTCTATTTCAGCTTCATCAAATG GGGCTGTCCCAGGGACAAGTACTAGAGCACAAAATGGAGGGCCAGTGATCTTAGAGTTGCCACTTGATAAGATAAGGAGGCCATTGATGAGAACCAGAGCTAATGATCCAAATAAGGTGAAAGAACTCATGGATAGCATCAAAGAAATTGGTCTTCAAGTACCT ATTGATGTGCTTGAGGTCGATGGAGTTTACTATG GATTCTCGGGTTGCCATCGTTATGAAGCTCACCAGCGCCTTGGGCTCCCCACAATTCGTTGCAAAATTCGACGCGGAACAAAAGAAACTCTAAG GCATCACCTCCGCTGA
- the LOC7453987 gene encoding sulfiredoxin, chloroplastic/mitochondrial isoform X2, translating to MANFVLRLPATSFRGFSISASSNGAVPGTSTRAQNGGPVILELPLDKIRRPLMRTRANDPNKVKELMDSIKEIGLQVPDSRVAIVMKLTSALGSPQFVAKFDAEQKKL from the exons ATggcaaattttgttttgagactGCCAGCAACCAGTTTCAGGGGCTTCTCTATTTCAGCTTCATCAAATG GGGCTGTCCCAGGGACAAGTACTAGAGCACAAAATGGAGGGCCAGTGATCTTAGAGTTGCCACTTGATAAGATAAGGAGGCCATTGATGAGAACCAGAGCTAATGATCCAAATAAGGTGAAAGAACTCATGGATAGCATCAAAGAAATTGGTCTTCAAGTACCT GATTCTCGGGTTGCCATCGTTATGAAGCTCACCAGCGCCTTGGGCTCCCCACAATTCGTTGCAAAATTCGACGCGGAACAAAAGAAACTCTAA
- the LOC7482204 gene encoding probable arabinosyltransferase ARAD1 encodes MIAKLLKTRNPKSPNSSKFPQIMTRKSSLLKQTLILSAFTVLIIYVSFNTFLSYFTTTATAGVSATTTSFFAKQISRENFQEFPVKATGNERKVRVFMHDLPKKFTTGIIENHGLARGYSNLSKVSYPGHQHMGEWYLYSDLSRPESDRVGSPVVKVNDPEEADLFYVPVFSSLSLTVNPVQVGKVPVSDPVYSDEKMQDELVEWLEKQEYWRRNNGRDHVLFAGDPNALYRVLDRVKNAVLLLSDFGRVRSDQGSLVKDVIVPYAHRINVYNGDIGVDERKTLLFFMGNRYRKDGGKIRDMLFQLLEKEEDVLISHGTQSRESRRTATLGMHTSKFCLNPAGDTPSACRLFDSIVSLCVPLIVSDSIELPFEDVIDYRKIAIFVDTESSLKPGYLVKLLRAVSTERILEYQKEMREVKRYFEYSDPNGTVNEIWREIGQKLPLIQLMINREKRLVKRDSIEPDCSCLCTNQSTLFTSL; translated from the exons ATGATCGcgaaattattaaaaaccagAAACCCTAAATCCCCAAATTCCAGCAAATTTCCCCAAATTATGACGCGAAAATCCTCTCTgttaaaacaaaccctaattttATCCGCCTTCACAGTCCTCATCATCTACGTCTCCTTCAACACCTTCCTCAGCTACTTCACCACCACGGCCACTGCTGGTGTCTCCGCCACAACTACATCATTCTTCGCCAAGCAGATTTCCAGGGAGAATTTCCAAGAATTTCCCGTGAAAGCAACGGGAAATGAGAGGAAAGTTAGGGTATTCATGCACGATCTGCCCAAGAAGTTCACAACAGGAATCATCGAGAATCACGGGCTGGCGCGTGGCTATTCTAACTTGTCTAAGGTGAGTTACCCCGGTCACCAACACATGGGTGAATGGTACTTGTATTCGGATCTTTCCCGACCCGAATCGGACCGAGTTGGATCACCTGTGGTCAAAGTAAATGACCCGGAGGAGGCTGACTTGTTTTATGTTCCGGTCTTTTCTTCTCTCAGTTTGACAGTGAATCCAGTTCAGGTCGGGAAAGTGCCCGTTTCGGATCCGGTTTATAGTGATGAGAAGATGCAAGACGAGCTGGTAGAGTGGTTAGAGAAGCAGGAGTATTGGAGGAGGAATAATGGAAGGGATCATGTGCTTTTTGCTGGGGATCCGAATGCCCTTTATCGGGTCTTGGACCGGGTCAAGAATGCGGTTCTGTTGCTGTCGGATTTCGGGCGGGTTAGAAGTGATCAAGGGTCCTTAGTCAAGGATGTCATCGTGCCTTACGCGCATAGGATTAATGTTTATAATGGTGATATTGGTGTGGATGAGAGAAAAACGCTCTTGTTTTTCATGGGCAATCGGTACAGGAAAGAT GGTGGAAAAATTCGTGATATGCTTTTTCAATTGCTTGAGAAAGAAGAGGATGTTTTAATAAGTCATGGGACACAATCTAGGGAAAGTCGGCGCACAGCAACGCTTGGCATGCATACTTCAAAGTTCTGTTTGAATCCTGCCGGCGATACCCCATCAGCTTGCCGTCTTTTTGATTCCATTGTTAGCTTGTGTGTGCCGTTGATAGTCAGTGATAGTATTGAGTTACCATTCGAAGATGTCATAGACTACAGAAAGATAGCAATTTTTGTGGATACTGAGTCGTCTCTAAAGCCAGGATATCTAGTTAAATTGCTGAGAGCAGTATCCACAGAAAGAATACTGGAATATCAGAAAGAGATGAGAGAG GTGAAACGATATTTTGAATACAGCGATCCAAATGGAACTGTGAATGAAATTTGGCGGGAAATAGGACAAAAACTGCCTCTTATTCAACTGATGATCAATCGTGAGAAACGGCTTGTTAAGAGGGATTCTATCGAACCAGACTGTTCTTGTCTGTGTACAAATCAGAGTACACTTTTCACCTCGTTGTGA
- the LOC18109991 gene encoding uncharacterized protein LOC18109991 isoform X1 yields the protein MIRWIKKKLRNIKVVARQNRSDGSYEERSKVSIERNPIEDLLVGGESEMSSLVDESEMSSLVDGETSKNDGIRSYQKVMKALRDEEIQRHLKAMKTSEKDEEIKLLKHQLYEKDEEIRRHQKAMKTICSDLKFALEAAEELRQQENPWLNENITGFMFYNLENAHATAQFGERNQPYSWRGNWDLVGAVMS from the exons atgattcgATGGATAAAAAAGAAGCTACGAAATATAAAG GTTGTGGCACGGCAAAACAGGTCTGATGGTTCTTATGAAGAGCGCAGTAAAGTTTCAATAGAAAGGAATCCAATTGAGGATTTGTTGGTTGGAGGCGAGAGCGAAATGAGTAGCCTTGTGGACGAGAGCGAAATGAGTAGCCTTGTGGACGGTGAAACTTCAAAAAATGACGGAATTCGGAGTTATCAGAAGGTCATGAAAGCTTTAAGAGATGAGGAAATTCAGAGGCATCTGAAGGCCATGAAAACTTCAGAAAAAGATGAGGAAATCAAACTTCTAAAACACCAGCTCTATGAGAAAGATGAGGAAATTCGGAGGCATCAGAAGGCCATGAAAACTATATGTTCTGATTTAAAATTTGCACTCGAAGCTGCTGAAGAACTGAGACAGCAGGAAAACCCATGGCTAAACGAGAATATCACTGGTTTTATGTTTTACAATTTAGAAAATGCACATGCAACTGCGCAATTTGGCGAACGCAATCAGCCCTATTCATGGCGGGGAAACTGGGACCTTGTTGGAGCAGTAATGTCCTAA